A section of the Ruminococcus albus AD2013 genome encodes:
- a CDS encoding site-specific integrase, translating into MLEAITKESLFHEYYAQWIKVYKEGAIRPVTMNKYRMTLEWLKKLIPDTKMCDVNRINYQQLLNDYAQTHERQTTMDFHHQIKCAILDAVDEGLISRDPTRKAIIKGKPPRDKKIKYLNQFELHTMLITLNLGSDINWDWFIMLVAKTGMRFSEALALTPKDFDFPHQTLSINKTWDYKKGTGFLPTKNRSSVRKIQLDWQTVIQFTGLIKGLPEDKPIFVKAGQKVYNSTVNDILERHCKKAGVPVISVHGLRHTHASLLLFAGVSIASVARRLGHASMTTTQKTYLHIIQELENKDIDLVMRSLSELS; encoded by the coding sequence ATGTTAGAAGCAATCACAAAGGAATCTCTTTTTCATGAGTATTATGCTCAGTGGATAAAAGTTTACAAGGAGGGTGCGATACGTCCTGTTACTATGAATAAGTATCGTATGACACTGGAATGGCTGAAAAAACTAATTCCAGACACTAAAATGTGTGATGTGAACAGAATAAATTATCAGCAGCTTTTAAATGATTATGCACAGACACATGAGCGTCAAACGACGATGGATTTTCATCATCAGATAAAGTGTGCCATACTTGATGCTGTTGACGAAGGTCTTATTTCTCGTGATCCTACCCGTAAGGCTATAATAAAAGGAAAACCTCCGAGAGATAAGAAAATCAAGTATCTTAATCAGTTTGAACTTCATACAATGCTTATAACGCTTAATCTTGGCTCAGATATTAACTGGGACTGGTTTATAATGCTTGTGGCTAAGACAGGAATGCGCTTTTCAGAAGCATTGGCACTTACGCCTAAAGATTTTGATTTTCCTCATCAGACTCTTTCAATCAATAAGACCTGGGATTATAAAAAGGGAACGGGATTTTTACCTACTAAGAATCGTTCTTCTGTACGTAAAATTCAACTTGACTGGCAGACAGTAATTCAGTTTACAGGGCTTATAAAGGGGCTTCCTGAAGATAAGCCGATTTTTGTTAAAGCTGGTCAGAAGGTTTATAATTCTACTGTGAATGACATATTAGAACGGCATTGTAAGAAAGCTGGTGTACCTGTTATTTCGGTTCATGGACTTAGGCATACTCATGCTTCTTTGCTACTATTTGCAGGAGTTTCTATAGCCAGTGTTGCACGTCGTCTTGGACATGCAAGTATGACTACAACGCAGAAAACATATCTTCATATTATTCAGGAATTGGAGAATAAGGATATTGACCTTGTTATGCGTTCACTCTCGGAATTGAGCTGA
- a CDS encoding ATP-dependent DNA helicase, protein MIDLNLFATLIRAVNWNSIQRLILVGDPNQLPPIGRGKVFAETIEWLKKSEEYADSVGVLTENIRQLVNTVEGNGTGILELANVFIQEKQVNGDDSDAAAKLKSEKEEIFTKILENANGDVDKDLSVYFWKEQDDLEKVIKDRLITDMQILTGKSAETEKKLHELWSEAIKDAPERFQIISPYRGEFYGTMSINTFMQSTFNGYWSRRLNVDGIGLFDKVIQIRNRPASDKAYVYDWNARKPGRQEVFNGEIATVSPMAYETKKISWMTNIQHFQCNFSGKTRAGYSYVYGKFLGKDDKGYWIPDQKVTDNLELAYAISVHKSQGSEFDYVYIIIPNKESHLMTMELLYTALTRAQRHVTVFSATGYQHTYYYEPCRKISSQKD, encoded by the coding sequence ATGATTGACCTGAATTTGTTTGCAACGCTTATAAGAGCTGTAAACTGGAATAGTATACAGAGACTTATTTTAGTTGGCGATCCTAACCAACTTCCGCCTATCGGCAGAGGAAAGGTTTTTGCTGAAACGATTGAATGGCTGAAAAAAAGTGAAGAATATGCTGACAGTGTCGGTGTTCTTACCGAAAACATAAGACAACTTGTAAATACAGTTGAAGGCAATGGTACAGGTATTCTTGAACTTGCGAATGTCTTTATTCAGGAAAAACAGGTAAACGGCGATGACTCAGATGCTGCTGCAAAGCTGAAGTCAGAAAAAGAGGAAATCTTTACAAAGATTTTGGAAAACGCAAATGGGGATGTTGATAAGGATCTGAGTGTTTATTTCTGGAAGGAACAGGATGATCTCGAAAAAGTAATTAAGGACAGATTAATAACCGATATGCAAATTCTGACTGGAAAGAGTGCAGAAACAGAAAAAAAGTTACATGAACTCTGGTCAGAGGCAATCAAAGATGCACCTGAACGATTTCAGATTATCTCACCTTATCGTGGAGAGTTCTACGGTACAATGTCAATCAATACTTTTATGCAGAGTACCTTTAACGGATACTGGAGCAGAAGACTTAATGTAGATGGTATCGGTTTATTTGATAAAGTTATTCAGATCAGAAACAGACCTGCATCTGACAAGGCTTATGTTTATGACTGGAATGCAAGAAAACCTGGAAGACAAGAAGTATTTAACGGAGAAATCGCAACTGTATCTCCGATGGCATATGAAACAAAAAAGATATCATGGATGACAAACATCCAGCATTTCCAGTGTAATTTTTCAGGAAAAACAAGAGCTGGTTACAGCTATGTATACGGAAAGTTTCTTGGTAAGGATGATAAGGGATATTGGATTCCAGATCAAAAGGTAACAGACAACCTCGAACTTGCATATGCAATCAGCGTTCATAAATCACAAGGTTCTGAATTTGATTATGTATACATAATCATTCCTAATAAGGAAAGTCACCTTATGACAATGGAACTACTCTATACAGCACTTACAAGAGCACAGCGTCATGTTACGGTTTTTTCTGCAACAGGATATCAGCACACTTACTACTATGAGCCATGTAGAAAAATCAGCAGTCAGAAAGATTAA